One genomic segment of Streptococcus salivarius includes these proteins:
- the budA gene encoding acetolactate decarboxylase has translation MSEAIKLFQYNTLGALMAGLYGGTLTVGELLEHGDLGLGTLDSIDGELIVLDGKAYQAKGSEGKVEVVEVSPDEKVPYAAVVPHQAEVIFRQRYEMTDKELEDRIESYYDGVNLFRSIKIKGHFKHMHVRMIPKSNADIKFADVATRQPEYEVDNISGTIVGIWTPEMFHGVSVAGYHLHFISDDLTFGGHVMDFVIENGIIEVGPVDQLDQRFPVQDRQYLFAKFNVDEMREDITKAE, from the coding sequence ATGTCTGAAGCCATAAAATTATTTCAATATAATACTTTGGGAGCCTTGATGGCTGGGCTTTATGGAGGTACTTTAACAGTTGGAGAATTGTTGGAGCATGGAGACTTGGGTCTCGGAACATTAGATTCTATCGATGGTGAGTTGATTGTTCTTGACGGTAAAGCCTATCAAGCCAAAGGGTCTGAGGGTAAGGTCGAAGTGGTAGAAGTTTCTCCTGATGAAAAAGTACCTTATGCAGCAGTTGTACCTCACCAAGCTGAAGTTATCTTCCGTCAACGTTATGAAATGACTGATAAAGAACTTGAGGATCGTATTGAATCTTATTATGATGGGGTCAATCTTTTCCGTTCTATCAAAATCAAAGGTCATTTTAAACATATGCACGTGCGCATGATTCCAAAATCAAATGCCGATATTAAGTTTGCTGATGTTGCCACACGCCAACCTGAGTACGAGGTAGATAATATTTCAGGTACTATCGTTGGTATTTGGACGCCAGAAATGTTCCACGGTGTGAGTGTTGCTGGTTATCACCTCCATTTTATTTCAGACGACTTGACATTTGGTGGTCACGTTATGGACTTTGTTATTGAAAATGGTATTATCGAAGTCGGTCCAGTTGACCAACTCGACCAACGTTTCCCAGTTCAAGACCGTCAGTATCTTTTTGCTAAATTCAATGTCGATGAGATGCGTGAAGATATTACTAAGGCTGAATAA
- a CDS encoding SIR2 family NAD-dependent protein deacylase — MTKIQDAKKIIEEADKIVIGAGAGLSAAAGLTYSGSRFEVFFKDYIARYGMQDMYSAAFYPFETAEERWGYWAKHIYHNRYQPEGLSLYRDLFDLVKDKDYFVITTNVDGQFMKTGFAPEHFFEVQGNYGEWQCSVPCRQEVFDNEEAVMEMLKEIKDLKIPTDLLPYCPNCGAQMTMHLRVDQSFVQNETWEASYEAYLGFIEGIEDQKVVFLELGVGYNTPTIIRYPFEKMTAVFPKAHLIRLNRDDLEGFAATKEKTISINDDMREVLQQWLVD, encoded by the coding sequence ATGACAAAGATTCAAGATGCAAAGAAAATCATTGAAGAAGCAGATAAAATTGTGATCGGAGCGGGAGCTGGCTTATCTGCAGCGGCTGGCTTAACCTACTCAGGCTCACGTTTTGAGGTTTTCTTTAAAGATTATATTGCTCGTTATGGCATGCAGGATATGTATTCTGCAGCATTTTATCCTTTTGAGACCGCTGAGGAGCGCTGGGGTTATTGGGCTAAGCATATCTATCATAATCGTTACCAACCAGAGGGACTTTCGCTTTATAGAGATCTTTTCGACTTGGTTAAGGACAAGGATTATTTTGTGATTACGACCAATGTAGATGGGCAGTTTATGAAGACAGGATTTGCTCCGGAGCATTTCTTTGAAGTGCAAGGCAACTATGGAGAATGGCAGTGCTCCGTCCCTTGTCGTCAGGAAGTCTTTGATAATGAAGAAGCTGTCATGGAGATGCTAAAGGAAATCAAGGACTTGAAAATTCCAACTGACTTGCTACCGTATTGTCCAAATTGTGGGGCACAAATGACCATGCATTTACGTGTTGATCAATCTTTTGTCCAAAATGAGACTTGGGAGGCTTCTTATGAAGCTTATCTAGGATTTATAGAAGGGATTGAAGATCAAAAGGTTGTCTTCTTAGAATTGGGTGTCGGATACAATACGCCGACCATCATTCGCTATCCTTTTGAGAAAATGACAGCAGTATTTCCAAAGGCCCATTTGATTCGACTCAATCGTGATGATCTTGAAGGTTTTGCTGCTACAAAGGAAAAGACAATTTCTATAAACGATGATATGAGGGAGGTACTCCAACAATGGCTAGTAGACTAG
- a CDS encoding DUF1697 domain-containing protein, producing the protein MKRYAFLVRGINVGGRHKVVMEEFCRELEELGMSHVSSYINSGNLFFDSTLMKEELLLVLEEFLNKAYPFIKVFSLFTLEDYQNEVASLPKWWEDDFYRKDVLLFTERLDKNEMKKVINSLELKDEILHFGQLGVYWVKYDKSTYSQTAYHKKLLKTHFYPDITIRNARTFSKIGHFLRMK; encoded by the coding sequence ATGAAGCGCTATGCATTTTTGGTTCGTGGGATAAACGTTGGTGGTCGTCACAAGGTAGTCATGGAGGAATTTTGTCGTGAATTAGAAGAACTCGGTATGTCACATGTTTCTTCCTATATAAATAGTGGAAATCTTTTCTTTGATTCTACCTTGATGAAAGAGGAACTCCTCTTAGTTTTAGAGGAATTTCTAAATAAGGCTTATCCATTTATTAAGGTATTTTCTCTTTTTACTCTTGAAGATTATCAAAATGAAGTGGCCTCATTACCTAAGTGGTGGGAGGATGATTTCTATAGAAAAGACGTCCTCTTATTCACTGAAAGACTTGATAAGAACGAAATGAAGAAGGTTATTAACTCTTTAGAGTTGAAAGATGAAATACTTCATTTTGGTCAACTTGGTGTCTACTGGGTAAAGTATGATAAATCAACTTATAGCCAAACAGCTTATCATAAGAAGTTATTGAAAACACATTTTTATCCTGATATAACCATTCGAAATGCAAGAACTTTTTCAAAAATTGGTCATTTTTTAAGAATGAAATAA
- a CDS encoding pyridoxamine 5'-phosphate oxidase family protein: MDYLKVLVEEIHSVVVATVDETGHPHTAVMDMMWEDGKTVYFLTADFKPLYKRLKEDGRVEVTGMTQGAGTMDRKSISLTGQVEWIGKEHLEELLKANPYMYEIYPTEEGRSHLQVFRFKNSVGNFYDLTQLPPYQARFEIEG, encoded by the coding sequence ATGGATTATTTGAAAGTGCTAGTCGAAGAGATTCATTCAGTTGTAGTAGCAACGGTTGATGAAACGGGACATCCGCATACAGCTGTTATGGACATGATGTGGGAGGACGGGAAAACAGTTTATTTTTTGACTGCCGATTTTAAACCCCTCTACAAACGGCTTAAGGAAGATGGACGTGTAGAAGTGACAGGGATGACTCAAGGTGCCGGAACTATGGATCGTAAATCTATTTCCCTAACCGGTCAGGTGGAATGGATTGGAAAAGAGCATTTAGAAGAGTTGTTAAAAGCCAATCCATACATGTATGAGATATATCCGACGGAGGAGGGACGTAGTCACCTACAAGTCTTTCGTTTTAAAAATTCAGTAGGCAATTTCTATGATTTGACGCAATTGCCTCCCTATCAAGCAAGATTTGAAATTGAGGGATGA
- the alsS gene encoding acetolactate synthase AlsS: MSEEKQLYGADLVVDSLINHDVDYVFGIPGAKIDRVFDTLEDKGPELIVARHEQNAAFMAQGVGRITGKPGVVLVTSGPGVSNLATGLVTATDEGDPVLAIGGQVKRADLLKRAHQSMNNVAMLEPITKYAAEVHDANTLSETVANAYRHAKSGKPGASFISIPQDVTDAPVSVKAIKPMTDPKLGSASVSDINYLAQAIKNAVLPVFLLGNGASSEAVTYSIRQILKHVKLPVVETFQGAGIVSRDLEEDTFFGRVGLFRNQPGDMLLKKSDLIIAIGYDPIEYEARNWNAEISARIIVIDVEPAEVDTYFQPERELIGNVETTLDLLLPAIQGYKLPEGSVEYLKGLKNNVVEDVKFDRRPEEGKVHPLDLIEVLQDQTKDDMTVTVDVGSHYIWMARYFKSYEPRHLLFSNGMQTLGVALPWAISAALVRPKTKVISVSGDGGFLFSAQELETAVRLKLPIVHIIWNDGHYNMVEFQEEMKYGRSSGVDFGPVDFVKYAESFGAKGYRATSKEEFASLLQEALAQAVDGPVLIEVPIDYKDNIKLGETILPDEFY, translated from the coding sequence ATGTCAGAAGAAAAGCAATTGTATGGTGCAGATTTAGTGGTTGATAGTTTGATCAACCATGATGTTGATTATGTCTTTGGGATTCCAGGCGCAAAAATCGATAGAGTTTTTGATACTTTGGAAGATAAGGGACCTGAATTGATAGTTGCCCGTCATGAGCAAAATGCTGCTTTTATGGCTCAAGGTGTTGGACGTATTACAGGGAAACCTGGTGTAGTATTGGTAACATCTGGCCCAGGTGTCTCTAATTTGGCTACTGGTTTGGTAACAGCGACAGATGAAGGAGACCCTGTTCTTGCTATTGGTGGTCAGGTTAAACGTGCAGATCTCTTGAAACGTGCCCACCAATCAATGAATAACGTTGCCATGCTTGAGCCAATTACCAAGTATGCTGCTGAAGTACATGATGCTAACACCCTTTCTGAAACGGTAGCAAATGCCTATCGTCACGCTAAGTCAGGGAAACCAGGTGCAAGCTTTATTTCAATTCCTCAAGACGTGACCGATGCTCCGGTCAGTGTTAAGGCTATTAAGCCTATGACAGATCCAAAACTTGGTTCAGCATCTGTTTCTGATATTAACTATCTCGCACAAGCCATTAAAAATGCAGTGTTGCCAGTCTTTCTTTTGGGGAATGGTGCCTCATCAGAAGCCGTAACTTACTCTATTCGCCAGATTTTGAAGCATGTCAAATTGCCAGTTGTTGAAACTTTCCAAGGTGCTGGTATCGTGTCACGTGACCTTGAAGAAGATACTTTCTTTGGTCGTGTAGGTCTTTTCCGTAACCAACCGGGGGACATGTTGCTTAAGAAGTCTGACTTGATTATTGCCATTGGGTATGACCCAATCGAGTATGAAGCACGTAACTGGAATGCTGAAATTTCAGCACGTATCATTGTAATTGACGTTGAACCTGCTGAGGTGGATACTTACTTCCAGCCAGAACGTGAGTTGATTGGTAATGTTGAAACAACTTTAGATTTGCTCTTGCCAGCTATTCAAGGTTATAAATTACCTGAAGGATCAGTTGAATACCTTAAAGGGTTGAAGAATAACGTTGTTGAGGATGTTAAGTTTGATCGCCGACCTGAAGAAGGAAAGGTACATCCGCTAGATTTGATTGAAGTTTTGCAAGACCAAACCAAAGATGACATGACTGTCACCGTTGACGTTGGTAGTCACTATATTTGGATGGCTCGCTATTTCAAATCTTATGAACCACGTCATTTGCTTTTCTCAAATGGGATGCAAACTTTAGGGGTTGCTCTTCCGTGGGCTATCTCTGCAGCTTTGGTTCGTCCTAAGACAAAAGTCATTTCTGTTTCTGGTGACGGTGGTTTCCTCTTCTCAGCGCAAGAATTGGAAACGGCAGTTCGTTTGAAATTGCCAATTGTTCATATTATCTGGAACGATGGCCATTACAATATGGTGGAATTCCAGGAAGAAATGAAGTACGGTCGTTCATCTGGGGTTGACTTTGGTCCTGTAGATTTTGTAAAATATGCTGAGAGCTTTGGAGCGAAAGGTTATCGTGCAACAAGTAAAGAAGAGTTTGCTAGCTTGCTTCAAGAAGCCTTGGCTCAAGCTGTAGATGGACCAGTCCTTATTGAAGTTCCAATCGACTACAAAGATAATATTAAACTCGGCGAAACTATTTTGCCAGATGAATTTTACTAA
- a CDS encoding purine-nucleoside phosphorylase codes for MSLLEKIRVTQAFLESKGIEKPEFGLILGSGLGELAEEVEDAVVIDYADIPNWGQSTVVGHAGKLVYGTLSGRKVLALQGRFHFYEGNPLEVVTFPVRVMKALGCEGVVVTNAAGGIGFGPGTLMAITDHINMTGQNPLIGENLDDFGPRFPDMSKAYTPEYRETAHKVADKLGIKLDDGVYIGVTGPTYETPAEIRAYKTLGADAVGMSTVPEVIVAAHSGLKVLGISCITNFAAGFQEELNHEEVVEVTERVKGDFKGLLKAILAEL; via the coding sequence ATGTCGTTACTTGAAAAAATTAGAGTTACTCAAGCGTTTTTGGAAAGCAAAGGAATTGAAAAACCTGAGTTCGGTTTAATCTTGGGTTCTGGACTTGGTGAGTTGGCTGAAGAAGTTGAAGACGCAGTTGTTATTGATTATGCGGATATTCCAAACTGGGGACAATCAACGGTTGTCGGTCATGCTGGAAAACTTGTTTACGGAACTTTGTCTGGACGTAAGGTTTTGGCTCTTCAAGGGCGTTTCCATTTTTATGAAGGAAATCCGCTCGAAGTCGTTACTTTCCCTGTACGTGTTATGAAAGCTCTTGGATGTGAAGGAGTTGTTGTAACCAATGCAGCAGGTGGTATCGGCTTTGGCCCTGGTACTTTGATGGCCATCACTGACCACATTAACATGACTGGTCAAAACCCATTGATCGGTGAAAACTTGGATGATTTTGGTCCACGTTTCCCTGATATGTCTAAAGCTTACACACCTGAATACCGTGAAACCGCTCATAAAGTGGCTGATAAACTTGGTATCAAATTGGATGATGGTGTTTATATCGGTGTGACTGGTCCAACTTATGAAACTCCAGCTGAAATCCGTGCTTATAAGACACTAGGGGCAGATGCTGTTGGGATGTCTACAGTTCCTGAGGTTATTGTTGCAGCTCACTCTGGTTTGAAAGTTCTTGGTATCTCATGTATTACTAACTTTGCGGCTGGTTTCCAAGAAGAATTGAACCACGAAGAAGTGGTGGAAGTGACTGAGCGTGTCAAAGGAGATTTCAAAGGATTGCTAAAAGCGATTCTTGCTGAACTCTAA
- the lepA gene encoding translation elongation factor 4, with product MPNIEELKQRQEKIRNFSIIAHIDHGKSTLADRILEKTETVSSREMQAQLLDSMDLERERGITIKLNAIELNYTAKDGETYIFHLIDTPGHVDFTYEVSRSLAACEGAILVVDAAQGIEAQTLANVYLALDNDLEILPVINKIDLPAADPERVRTEVEDVIGLDASEAVLASAKAGIGIEEILEQIVEKVPAPQGDVEAPLQALIFDSVYDAYRGVILQVRVVNGMVKPGDKIQMMSNGKTFDVTEVGIFTPKAVGRDYLATGDVGYIAASIKTVADTRVGDTVTLADNPAAEPLHGYKQMNPMVFAGLYPIESNKYNDLREALEKLQLNDASLQFEPETSQALGFGFRCGFLGLLHMDVIQERLEREFNIDLIMTAPSVVYHVNTTDGEMLEVSNPSEFPDPTRIDAIEEPYVKAQIMVPQEYVGAVMELAQRKRGDFETMEYIDDNRVNVIYQIPLAEIVFDFFDKLKSSTRGYASFDYELSEYRRSQLVKMDILLNGDKVDALSFIVHKEFAYERGKLIVDKLKKIIPRQQFEVPIQAAIGQKIVARTDIKALRKNVLAKCYGGDVSRKRKLLEKQKAGKKRMKAIGSVEVPQEAFLSVLSMDEEEK from the coding sequence ATGCCAAATATTGAAGAATTAAAACAACGACAGGAGAAGATTCGTAACTTCTCTATTATTGCCCATATTGACCACGGTAAATCAACCCTTGCCGACCGTATCTTGGAAAAGACTGAGACAGTGTCAAGTCGTGAGATGCAGGCGCAACTCCTTGATAGCATGGACCTCGAACGTGAACGTGGAATCACTATTAAACTAAATGCCATTGAGCTTAACTATACAGCTAAAGATGGTGAAACATACATTTTCCACCTTATCGACACACCAGGACACGTGGACTTTACTTATGAGGTGTCACGTTCTCTTGCTGCCTGTGAGGGTGCCATCTTGGTGGTGGATGCAGCTCAAGGGATTGAAGCTCAAACTCTTGCCAATGTTTACTTGGCCCTTGATAATGACTTGGAAATCTTACCAGTTATCAATAAAATTGACCTTCCAGCTGCAGATCCTGAACGTGTGCGTACAGAGGTTGAAGATGTCATCGGACTAGATGCTTCTGAAGCTGTGCTTGCATCAGCTAAGGCCGGTATTGGTATCGAAGAGATTCTCGAACAAATCGTTGAGAAAGTGCCTGCACCTCAAGGTGATGTTGAAGCCCCTCTCCAAGCCCTTATCTTTGACTCTGTTTACGATGCTTACCGTGGGGTTATCCTCCAAGTGCGTGTGGTTAACGGAATGGTTAAACCAGGCGATAAGATTCAAATGATGTCTAATGGCAAGACCTTTGATGTTACTGAGGTTGGTATTTTCACACCTAAAGCTGTTGGTCGTGATTACCTTGCGACAGGAGATGTTGGTTATATCGCAGCCTCAATTAAGACCGTTGCGGATACCCGTGTCGGTGATACCGTAACCCTTGCGGATAATCCAGCTGCTGAGCCACTCCATGGCTATAAGCAAATGAACCCAATGGTGTTTGCAGGTCTTTACCCAATTGAGTCAAATAAATATAACGACTTGCGTGAAGCCCTTGAAAAGCTCCAGTTGAACGATGCCAGTCTTCAATTTGAGCCTGAAACGTCTCAAGCCCTTGGTTTTGGTTTCCGTTGTGGTTTCTTGGGTCTTCTTCACATGGATGTTATCCAAGAACGTTTGGAACGTGAGTTTAACATCGACCTCATCATGACAGCGCCATCGGTAGTTTACCATGTTAATACTACTGACGGTGAGATGCTTGAAGTGTCTAACCCTTCAGAGTTCCCAGATCCTACACGTATTGATGCTATTGAAGAACCTTATGTTAAAGCTCAAATCATGGTTCCTCAAGAATATGTTGGTGCGGTTATGGAGTTGGCACAACGTAAACGTGGTGATTTTGAAACCATGGAATACATTGATGATAATCGTGTGAATGTTATCTATCAGATTCCACTTGCCGAAATCGTCTTTGATTTCTTTGATAAATTGAAATCATCTACACGTGGTTATGCAAGCTTTGACTATGAATTGTCAGAATACCGCCGTTCACAATTGGTGAAAATGGATATTCTCCTTAATGGTGACAAGGTCGATGCCCTTAGCTTCATCGTTCACAAGGAATTTGCCTACGAGCGTGGAAAACTTATCGTTGATAAGCTTAAGAAAATCATTCCACGTCAACAATTCGAAGTGCCTATCCAAGCGGCTATCGGTCAAAAAATCGTTGCCCGTACAGATATTAAAGCCCTTCGTAAAAACGTCTTGGCTAAGTGTTACGGTGGTGACGTTTCACGTAAACGTAAACTCCTCGAAAAACAAAAAGCCGGTAAGAAACGTATGAAAGCCATCGGTTCGGTGGAAGTACCCCAAGAAGCCTTCTTGTCTGTGCTTTCAATGGACGAAGAAGAGAAATAA
- a CDS encoding type 1 glutamine amidotransferase, protein MNIHFILHETFEVPGAYLKWAQDRGHNITSTKVYEEELLPETVEGIDFLIVMGGPQSPDEDRQAFPYYDPEAEIAFMQKAIAADIYIVGVCLGAQLLSVAYGGNYEHSPEREIGVFPVTLTEAGLADEHVKGFGKTLNTGHWHGDMPGLTYNAVVLATSQGCPRQIVRFSPKHYAFQAHLEFDPKAIDLLIAADGEEYLRKQNKELPFVQTPEQLRANDYSEMNKKLYDFLDSLTQA, encoded by the coding sequence ATGAATATTCATTTTATCTTACACGAAACGTTTGAAGTCCCAGGAGCCTATTTAAAATGGGCACAAGACCGTGGGCATAATATCACATCAACCAAGGTATATGAGGAAGAGCTTCTTCCTGAAACCGTTGAAGGTATTGATTTTCTAATTGTTATGGGTGGCCCTCAGTCACCTGATGAGGATCGTCAGGCCTTCCCTTATTATGACCCAGAGGCTGAGATTGCATTTATGCAAAAGGCAATTGCTGCTGATATCTATATTGTAGGGGTTTGCCTAGGTGCTCAACTTTTATCTGTTGCCTATGGTGGTAATTACGAGCATAGTCCAGAACGTGAGATTGGTGTTTTCCCTGTAACATTAACTGAGGCAGGTTTAGCGGATGAGCATGTCAAAGGTTTTGGCAAAACCCTAAACACTGGCCACTGGCATGGTGATATGCCTGGATTGACTTATAATGCAGTTGTTCTTGCTACTAGTCAAGGTTGTCCGCGCCAAATTGTTCGCTTCAGTCCTAAACATTATGCCTTTCAGGCACACTTAGAGTTTGATCCTAAAGCTATTGATTTACTTATAGCTGCTGATGGTGAAGAGTATTTACGTAAGCAAAATAAAGAGTTACCTTTTGTTCAAACACCTGAACAATTGCGTGCCAACGATTATTCTGAAATGAACAAAAAGTTATACGATTTCCTTGATTCATTGACTCAAGCTTAA
- a CDS encoding chloride channel protein — MIARGIKHITSLPKFIRLSLAVFGTGIASGLVGILCHYLLEFIQILVFGNDKSNLLSQFNSVSPFRRFAVLLVVGVLASLFWYFLQRRVSLLSISKAKQLVGKKSPNFLGQSLHALMQVAIVGAGSSIGKEGAPRELGALFGGSLSKALHLDVVDRQLLIACGAGAGLAAVYQVPFASTLFVLETLGVAWKSKNIVIILVTTYLSAYCARPIVGKEAMYQVGKVSSDPASLIQVIVLVLVITPLAMMFSFLAKKASKSRITDKRILWTMPLSYIVLGGIAALYPLIMGNGQVLAQWLFSGGVSAYLPLILVVKGLVVCLLLWAGSYGGTLTPSFTLGAGLGFLLTSCLEIFGLSLNPTLGMLLGATVFLGITLDAPLTGIALVLGFTGQGGLVAVPLILASLLSRILKNRWKKKQ; from the coding sequence ATGATTGCTCGGGGAATAAAACATATAACGTCATTACCCAAGTTTATTAGGTTAAGTTTAGCTGTTTTTGGAACCGGTATTGCTTCAGGTTTGGTAGGCATCCTTTGTCATTACCTTTTGGAGTTTATACAAATTCTTGTATTTGGTAATGATAAATCGAATTTATTGTCACAGTTTAACTCTGTAAGTCCCTTTCGACGATTTGCAGTATTGCTTGTAGTAGGTGTTTTGGCTAGTTTATTTTGGTATTTCCTTCAGAGACGAGTGTCCCTCCTTTCTATTAGTAAGGCTAAGCAACTCGTTGGTAAGAAGAGTCCAAATTTTCTTGGCCAAAGTCTACATGCTTTGATGCAGGTTGCAATCGTTGGAGCTGGTTCCTCAATTGGTAAAGAAGGAGCGCCTCGAGAATTAGGTGCTCTATTTGGTGGTAGTCTCTCCAAAGCCTTGCATTTGGATGTTGTTGATAGACAATTGTTAATTGCTTGCGGGGCAGGCGCTGGCTTAGCTGCGGTTTACCAAGTCCCCTTTGCCAGTACACTGTTTGTTCTGGAAACCTTAGGTGTTGCTTGGAAATCAAAAAACATTGTTATCATTCTTGTGACAACTTACTTGTCAGCTTATTGTGCTCGCCCAATCGTTGGTAAGGAGGCAATGTATCAAGTCGGTAAAGTTAGCTCAGATCCTGCTAGTCTGATTCAGGTTATTGTTCTTGTATTAGTGATAACTCCGCTGGCGATGATGTTTAGCTTCTTAGCTAAAAAGGCTAGCAAAAGTCGTATTACTGATAAACGCATTCTGTGGACCATGCCACTATCTTATATAGTACTAGGTGGGATTGCAGCTTTATACCCTTTAATCATGGGAAATGGTCAGGTGCTAGCACAATGGTTATTTTCAGGTGGGGTTTCAGCATACCTACCTCTTATCCTTGTCGTCAAAGGACTTGTGGTATGTTTGCTTTTATGGGCAGGCTCTTATGGAGGAACCCTAACCCCTTCCTTTACTTTAGGTGCTGGATTGGGTTTCTTATTGACAAGTTGTCTTGAGATTTTTGGCTTATCACTCAATCCTACTCTAGGAATGTTACTCGGTGCAACCGTATTTTTAGGAATAACTTTAGATGCTCCTCTAACTGGGATAGCCTTAGTTCTAGGTTTTACTGGTCAAGGAGGGCTGGTAGCAGTACCACTAATCTTAGCGAGTCTACTATCGAGGATATTAAAAAATAGATGGAAGAAAAAACAATGA
- a CDS encoding phosphopentomutase: MSKFNRMHLVVLDSVGIGAAPDANDFVNAGVPDGASDTLGHISKSVGLNVPNMAKLGLGNIPRETPLKTVPAESNPTGYATKLQEVSLGKDTMTGHWEIMGLNITEPFDTFWNGFPEEILTKIEEFSGRKVIREANKPYSGTAVIEDFGPRQMETGELIIYTSADPVLQIAAHEDVIPLDELYRICEYARSITLERPALLGRIIARPYVGEPGNFTRTSNRRDLAVSPFEPTVLDKLNEAGIDTYAVGKINDIFNGAGINHDMGHNKSNSHGIDNLIKAMTSEDFKHGFSFTNLVDFDALYGHRRDPHGYRDCLHEFDQRLPEIIAAMREDDLLMITADHGNDPTYAGTDHTREYIPFLAYSPSFKGNGLIPVGHFSDISATVAENFGVDKAMIGESFLDKLI, from the coding sequence ATGTCCAAATTTAACCGAATGCATTTAGTCGTTCTTGATTCAGTAGGAATTGGTGCTGCTCCAGATGCCAATGACTTTGTCAATGCAGGTGTGCCAGACGGTGCTTCAGATACCCTTGGTCACATCTCTAAATCTGTAGGATTGAATGTGCCAAATATGGCTAAGCTTGGTCTAGGAAATATTCCTCGTGAAACACCTTTGAAAACAGTACCAGCAGAAAGCAACCCAACTGGTTATGCAACAAAATTGCAGGAAGTGTCTCTTGGTAAAGATACGATGACTGGCCACTGGGAAATCATGGGTCTCAATATTACTGAACCTTTTGATACTTTCTGGAACGGATTCCCAGAAGAAATTCTCACTAAAATTGAAGAATTCTCAGGCCGTAAAGTCATTCGTGAAGCTAATAAACCATACTCAGGTACAGCTGTTATTGAAGACTTTGGACCTCGTCAAATGGAAACTGGTGAATTGATTATTTACACTTCAGCTGACCCAGTTCTTCAAATTGCTGCACACGAAGACGTTATCCCTTTGGATGAGTTGTATCGTATTTGTGAATATGCGCGTTCAATTACTCTTGAGCGTCCAGCTCTTCTAGGGCGTATCATTGCGCGTCCTTACGTTGGTGAGCCTGGAAACTTCACTCGTACATCTAACCGTCGTGATTTGGCTGTCTCACCATTTGAACCAACTGTTTTGGATAAATTGAATGAAGCTGGTATCGATACTTATGCCGTTGGTAAAATCAATGATATTTTCAACGGAGCTGGTATCAACCATGATATGGGACACAACAAATCAAATAGTCACGGTATTGATAATTTGATTAAAGCTATGACTTCTGAAGACTTCAAACATGGTTTCTCATTCACAAACTTGGTAGACTTCGATGCTCTTTATGGACACCGTCGTGACCCACATGGATATCGTGATTGCTTGCACGAATTTGACCAACGTTTGCCTGAAATCATTGCTGCTATGCGTGAAGATGATCTCTTGATGATTACAGCAGACCACGGAAATGATCCAACTTATGCAGGTACAGACCATACTCGTGAGTATATTCCTTTCTTGGCTTATAGCCCATCATTCAAAGGAAATGGACTTATTCCAGTAGGTCATTTCTCTGACATCTCAGCAACTGTCGCTGAAAACTTTGGTGTAGATAAAGCCATGATTGGTGAAAGCTTCTTGGATAAACTTATCTAA
- the deoD gene encoding purine-nucleoside phosphorylase translates to MSIHIAAKQGEIADKILLPGDPLRAKFIAENFLEDAVCFNEVRNMFGYTGTYKGERVSVMGTGMGMPSISIYARELVVDYGVKKLIRVGTAGSLNEDVHVRELVLAQAAATNSNIIRNDWPQYDFPQIASFDLLDKAYHIAKDLGMTTHVGNVLSSDVFYSNYFEKNIELGKWGVKAVEMEAAALYYLAAQHQVDALAIMTISDSLVNPDEDTTAEERQNTFTDMMKVGLETLIAD, encoded by the coding sequence ATGTCTATTCATATTGCTGCTAAGCAAGGAGAGATTGCTGATAAAATTCTTCTTCCAGGGGATCCATTGCGTGCGAAATTCATTGCTGAGAATTTCCTTGAAGATGCTGTATGTTTCAATGAGGTTCGTAACATGTTTGGTTACACAGGAACATACAAAGGTGAACGTGTCTCAGTAATGGGAACAGGAATGGGGATGCCATCTATCTCTATTTATGCGCGTGAGCTTGTCGTTGACTATGGTGTTAAAAAATTGATTCGTGTGGGTACTGCTGGTTCATTGAATGAGGATGTTCACGTTCGTGAGTTAGTTCTTGCACAGGCCGCGGCGACAAACTCTAACATTATCCGTAACGATTGGCCACAATACGATTTCCCACAAATTGCAAGTTTCGATCTCTTGGATAAGGCTTACCACATTGCCAAAGACCTTGGTATGACAACACATGTTGGTAATGTCTTGTCATCTGATGTTTTCTATTCAAATTATTTCGAAAAAAACATTGAGCTTGGTAAATGGGGAGTGAAGGCTGTTGAAATGGAAGCAGCAGCACTTTATTACCTTGCAGCTCAACACCAAGTAGATGCTCTTGCCATCATGACTATTTCTGATAGTTTGGTCAATCCAGATGAAGACACTACAGCTGAGGAACGTCAAAACACTTTCACTGACATGATGAAAGTTGGTCTTGAAACACTAATTGCAGACTAG